The DNA region GGCAATTGCTGCCGGCGTTTGTGTGCTGAACATCTACGGTTCCTCGCGAGCAGGCTGACTCGGTAGCTGGCACCGATACAACGATTGAACGGACCAGTCGTGCCTCAAGCGGCTCGTCCATATCGGGACACGCCATGAGGGGCCTCCGGTTGCAAGTTGAAGCCTGACGAGTGAGGTTCAATGAAGCGGTTCGGCTGCAATCGCATGTTTGCGCATCTTCTCCCAAAGACTCTTTCTGGAGATGCCAAGGGCGTGGGCCGTCTCCGAAATGTGGCCCTGGTGCTGCAGCAGCGCCGCGCGAATGAATGCGCTTTCGCACGCGGCCATGTAGCCATCGAGTGGAGTGTCTATATCCGGTGCTGCCGTGGCCTGCGACCCGTCCTCCTCGAAAATGTCGGATGAGAAGAGCATATTGCGGGAGCACACGATGCACGCACGCTCAAGACGATTCTGCAGTTCCCGCACGTTGCCGGGCCAGCCATAGGTTGCGAGTCGCGCCTCAGCCGACGGGTGAAAAAGTTTCGTCGATTCTCCGAGCCGGCCAGCGATATCTCGCACGAGGCGGTGAGCAAGCCACAGGACATCGTCGGGCCGGTCGCGAAGCGGCGGCACACGTAGCTGCAGGATGTTGATGCGATAGAACAGGTCTTCCCGAAACCTCCCGATGCGGACCAGTTCCGCAAGGTCCCGATTCGTCGCACAGACAAGCAGGAAGTTGGTTTCGAGTTCTCTTTCCCCTCCAACCCGAGTGATGCGACGCTCCTGCAAGGCACGCAGCAGCTTTACCTGCATCGGCAAGGGTAAATCACCTATCTCATCCAAGAAGAGTGTACCGCCCTCCGCCTGCTCAAAGTACCCTCTCTTTTGCCGTTCTGCGCCGGTGAATGCGCCGCGTTCGTGGCCAAAAAATTCAGACTCGAGAAGCGTCTCGGGAACGGCGCCGCAGTTGACTGCGACGAACGGATGCGCGTCGCCTGGCGCATGCTCATGAACGAACCGTGCGAGCACTTCCTTGCCGACACCTGACTCGCCTGTAATCAGAATCGATTTGGCTCGACCCGCGACCCTTGGCACCAGTTCGGCTAGGCGCCGCATCGCTTCGGATACACCTAACTCGCTCTGCGCCGGCATGGCCTGGTCAGGTATGCCCGTTCCTGTGAGAAGCCTGACCTTGTCGACCAGTGCGCCGATGTCGAATGGCTTCGTGATGTAGTCGGCAGCGCCGCTCTTCAGAAGAGACACCGCCGTGTCGACCGAAGCGTACGCGGTGATGAACAAGAATGGCGGCAATGACGTATGCGCGGCGACCGAGCGTGAGAACAGTTCGTCACCCGATATGCCGGGTAGCCGGATGTCGCTGATGACGGCCTGATACGGTCGGTTCTGCAAGGCATCCAGGGCGGATTCGCCGTCGGTATGCCAGTCCACGTCAAAACCTTCCAGACGGAAGCGGTCGGCCAACGACTCCCCCATGATGGGGTCGTCCTCGACGACACAGATAAGCGTGGTCGACATGATGCTCTCCTGATTCATGGACAAGTAACCGGCAATAGCACGGCAAAGTACGTCCGTCCCGGTGCGCTATCCACTGAAATTGTGCCACCGAGCTGCGTAACGATTTGATAGCTCACCCACAATCCGAGGCTGTGCGACCGCCGACCCTCGGCCATGGCAACCGACCCGAACGGCTCGAATAGGTGCTCCATGGCCACGCCCGAAATGTGCTGACCGGTGTTCGATACCGTTATCTGCAGCCCAACCCCGTTGGCCGCAACAAGGCAGTCAACACGCCCGCCAACCTCCACGGCCTTCACCGCGTTTAACAGCAAATTGAGCACAAGCTGGCGCACCAGGTGTGCGGGTAATGCTATCGCCTCGTCCAACTGAATGTTCCAATGAAACGCTGCCTGCTTAGCCTGTATCTGCGGAGCTATCAACAGCTTCAAGTCCTGCCAGTCCGACAGACTCATTGCCGGGGAGTCCAGCCGCGCCTCAAACAGCAATGCGCCGACAGTAGAACGAATTTGCGCGAGACCTCGTTCGAGCAAACCTAGGGTCTTTCGGGTTTGGGCGTCGGGTTCCCCATGCGTATTGAGTGTGTCTATAGCGTTAAGCATGCCGCCCAAGGGGTTGTTGATTTCATGCGCGATGCCAGCTGCGACTTGCCCGACGGCCGCCAGTCTTTCGGCGACGACGACTTCTCTCTCCAACTCCTGTTTCTGCGCCAGTTCGGCGAGCATGGCCCGGAACTGTCGCTCCAGCTGACCTATTTCGTCGTTCCCTTGCACTGTGATTTCCGCGCCAACTTCTTCAGGGTGCTCCTTTCCAATGCGGCCCATGGCGGCCGTGAGGCGCAAGAGCGGTTTCGCCATGCGGTCGCCCCAGAGCCAGCCTAGCGGTATGAGTAGTAGCAAGGCGGGCACAGTAGCCACAGCTAGCTTGAGCAGCGTGGAGCGGACACGACCGTAAAAGGTATTGGCGTCATAGAGCAGAACCACATAGCCGAGTCGGCTTCCATCGTCCGAATTCACCGGCATGCCGGCGGTGACGTCGCGGCTAGCGAGTAATCCCGGAAAGTCGAAAAAGAACGGGTCGCCTGGACCTCGTAGATGTGAGATGACCGCACCAAACTGTGCCGGAAGCTGGGCGACCGGGCGCTGGACAGGTTCCTTGCGGGGAGACGTGGAGGCGTACACCCGAGCCCTTGAGTCGAACAGAACGATTTCCTTCAGCGGATTTGTGGGCTCCCTGACCGCCACCGGTGTCCGAATCACTTCGAAGGCACGCCACAGGTCGTCTTTGACCATCGGGTCGCGAAGCGACAGTGTGAGGACGCGGCACAGATTCTGGGCGCTACTTTCGAGGTCATTTCTGGCATCGGAAACCGCAACGCTTACGAGCGCGAAGGTCACGAGTATCTCCGTCAGCAGGATAACTGCACTGAGCGCGAGTGGAATCTTGTAACGGTAGCTGAGATGGGACAGCATCTGCGCGGTCCTAAACTGGCCCAGAGTTCAGGATGGCAACCAGCCGGCGTATGCCATCGAACACCTTGTCGTCGTCCGGCACGAAGCCATCGAGGTTCAATCGCTGCAGCACTTCCCGGGCTGCAGGGCGGTCTTTCATACCGACCAACGCGCACTGGATACGAAGAAACGATTCGTCGTCAAGCGAGCGGCGCGCGACAATCGGCGGAAAACCGTACTGCGGAGAGCGCCACGCCACCCGTACCTCACGGGTGCGTTCCGGGTACTGCTTCTCGATGGTGTCGTAGACATACCCATCAATCTCACCCGCATCCGCAAGTCCGGTCGTCACGGCGTCAACGACTTTTCTGTGCGCATACGTGAAGAAGGACTTCTTGAAGAAGCGGGTCGGCCGGATGCCCGCACGTATCAGCTCAGTGGTCGGGACCAAAAAGCCGGAATTCGATTGCGGGTCGCTGAATGCGAACACGCGGTTTCGAAGCTGCGAGATATGGGTGGTCTGCGTATCGCTTCTTGGGACAATCAGATATGAACGATAAAGCGGCTTACCCTGATAGTCTGGTATCGCCATCAGCCGCATCGTTTGTGAGTTGGTGACGTATGGAAACCCGCAGACCCACGCCACATCAAGCCGATTCTCGGCGAGAAGGTCATCAATCTCACGATAGCTATTGCGCTGCACAAACCTCACATCAGAGTTGCATACCTCACCAAGTTCGCGGCTCCACCGGTCGAGCAGGCTGATTTCGTTATCGAGGAACACGGCAGTCGTGCCGAACGCAACCGTCGGGCCTTCGCCGGCAGTTGCAAGCTTGAAAGACGAGAGCAGTGGAAGGCCTAGCGCGAAGCGTAGAACCTGCCGCCGCCGGATGTTACGAATTGGTGACATGACGGCTCACTCCCCATCACGAACCGTTACCGGACGGTAATGGCGTCCATCAGGTCTGCTGAATTCAAATCGTGTTGGCGCAAGCCTTCCGGCGGACGTCGGACCGCATGGCATACCTCTTGCCGTTTGCTCGATGCTAACGATTACACGAGCAAGATTCAAGCGAGGAGGAGACAATGTCCGAACTCAAAATCCGGCGTCGCACATTCCTGAAGTTGGGCGGCGGCTCAATTGCCGCCACCGCCGCTTCTGCTCTGGTACCCACCGTGGCCTCGGCCGCAAACCCCGTGGATACCGGCAAGACGAAGCTCCCTTACCCGAAAAAGGCCGTCGGACAGGTAGGACGCATGACCGTCAACGCCCCTGTTACGTTCACCTATCCGGATGCTGCATCGCCCTGCACAGCTCTCAAGCTTGGGAGCCGCGTTCCGGGTGGCGTCGGCCCCGATGGTGACATCGTCGCCTATAGCACCATGTGTACGCACATGGGCTGCCCCGTCGTCTACGAGCCGACGACGAAGGTCTTCAAGTGTCCCTGCCACTTCAGCATGTTCGACGCAGAAAAGGCCGGACAGATGATTGTCGGGCAGGCCACCGAAAATCTGCCTCGGGTGCGGCTTCAGTATGACGAGAAGACAGGCACCGTGTCAGCAGTCGGCGTGGAAGGTTTGATATACGGCCGCCAGGCCAACGTTCTCTGAGTTCGAGGAGCTGAAAATGCCCACCGATAAGGACCGCATTGCGCTACCGCCGGTCACGGCCCAGCGAACCAATATGACCTGCCATTTCTGCATCGTTGGATGCGGGTACCACGTGTACAAATGGCCGGAGGACCAGGAAGGTGGCCGCGCGCCGAACCAGAATGCGCTCGGTGTTGATTTTCGCAAACAGGTGCCGCCACTCTCGCTCATCATGACGCCTGCCATGGAAAACGTGGTCACCGACCGCGATGGCTCGCGCCACACCATCATGATTGTTCCGGACAAGACCTGCGTCGTGAACAGTGGCTTGAGTTCGACACGCGGCGGCAAGATGGCGATGTACATGTACGCGGCGGACGGAATCACCCAGGAACGGTTGAGACAACCGCGCATCTATCTAAGCGACCAGTGGGTCGATACGACCTGGGACCAGGCGATGGCGCTTTACGCCGGCCTGATGAAGAAGGTACTCGACAAGGACGGTCCAAGCGGTATTGTCTTTTCTGCCTTCGACCACGGTGGTGCAGGCGGTGGCTTCGAAAATACGTGGGGGTCCGGCAAGCTGATGTTCACGGCGCTGCAAACGCCGATGGTTCGCATCCACAACCGGCCGGCGTACAACTCCGAGTGCCACGCCACCCGTGAGATGGGTATTGGCGAACTGAACAATTCGTACGAGGACGCCGAGCTGGCCGATGTCATCTGGTCCATTGGCGCAAACTCGTACGAAACACAGACGAACTACTTCCTCAACCACTGGGTGCCAAACCTGCAGGGCGGGACGCTCGACAAGAAAAAGCAACGCTTCCCAGGCGAGGCGTTCCCGAAGACAAAAGTTGTGTTCGTGGACCCGCGGCGCACGGCGACCGTCGCGGTCGCCGAGCAGGTAGCCGGAAAGGATAACGTTTTGCATCTGGACATTCAGCCGGGCGCTGACATCGCATTGTTCAACGGGATTTTTACCTACGTTGTCCAGCAGGGATGGATTGACAAAGATTTCATTGCCGCCCATACGAACGGCTTTGATGCGGCTGTCCAGGCCAACAAGCTGTCACTCGACGAGTGCAGCAAAATCACAGGCGTGCCGGTTGAGAAAATCAAGACCGCAGCTGAATGGTCATATAAACCGAAGGGACCGGGGCAGCTTCCGAGAACGATGCATACCTACGAAAAAGGCATCATCTGGGGCAACGACAATTATCTGATTCAGTCGTCGCTATTGGACGTCGCTATTGCCACTCACAATGTCGGACGGCGAGGTACGGGTTGCGTGCGGATGGGCGGACACCAGGAGGGATACACGAGGCCACCGTATCCCGGCAACACGAAGATATACATCGACCAGGAACTCATCCACGGCAAGGGGCGGATGATGACGTGGTGGGCGTGCAATAACTTCCAGACGAGCAACAACGCGCAGGGATTGCGCGAAGTGGTCTTGCGTCGCTCGCAGATTGTGAAAGATGCGATGCAGGGTGCACGTGGTGCGAGCACAGAGCAACTGGTTGACGTGATTTACGACGCGACCAGCAAAGGCGGTTTGTTCGTGACGAACATCAACATCTATCCGACAAAGCTACAGGAAGCTGCGCACCTCATGCTGCCAGCGACACACCCCGGCGAAATGAATCTTACATCGATGAACGGCGAGCGGCGCATGCGCCTGTCCGAGCGGTTCATGGACCCGCCCGGAAGCGCGATGCCAGACTGTCTCATCGCGGCGCGCGTCGCCAACGCATTGCGCGCCATGTATCAGAAAGATGGCAACGCGAAGATGGTCGCGCGTTTTGATGGTTTCGACTGGAAGACCGAAGAGGACGCGTTCAACGATGGATTCCGTCGTGCCGGGCAACCGGGAGTGGAAAAGATAGATAGCCAGGGCGGCGACACCGGAAACCTGGTTACCTATGAACGTCTCAAGGTGATGGCTAACAACGGAGTGCAACTGCCGGCCAAGGCGTGGGAAGGAGGCAAGCTGGTCGGCACCGAAATGATGTACATGGATGGCAAATTCGACACGCCAGACGGCAAGGCCCAGTTCAAGCCCTCGCCGTGGCCGGGTCTGCCGAAGACGGTCGCTGACCAAAAGTCGAAATACCGCTTCTGGATTAACAACGGCCGCACGAACGAGGTGTGGCAGACGGTGTACCACGACCAGTACAACGAATTCGTCCGTGCTCGCGACCCGATGGCGTATATCGAAATGAACCCGGACGATGCACAAGGACTCGGGATTGGCGCCGGCGATATCGTCGAAGTATTCAACGACTTTGGGTCCACGTACGCAATGGCCTATCCGGCGGCCGAACTGAAGCATGACCAGACCTTCATGGTGTTCGGCCACATCAACGGCATCCAGGACAACGTCACGACCACATGGACGGACCGCAACATCATTCCGTACTACAAGGGCACGTGGGCGAACATCCGTCGCGTCGGGTCGATGGAGGATTACAAGCAAAAAGTCAGCTTCAAGAGTCGCCGTTATACATAGGTGACGACGGCCGGCACATTGCCGGCTGTATTCTCTCTCTTTCTCCAGTCGGCGGCTATCCGCACGTGGGAGTGGAGCTGCGATGAAGGAATTTACGCTGGGGCGAGTCATTCCGCTCGTGGAAGTCAGCGCCGCTGACCCGACTGAGCGCAATTTGCTTGCGTCAGACTCCGCGGTAATTGCGCTACCGCTTCGGGACACGCGTCTGCGGCCGTTGCGAGATTTGCGTATATCAGTCACGGACCGCTGCAATTTCCGTTGTGTCTATTGCATGCCGAAGGAGGTTTTCGGCAAGGACTACGCATTCCTGCCCCGGCGTGAGTTGCTTAGCTTCGAGGAAATTGAGCGAATCGCTCGCGTGTTTGTCGGACTCGGTGTCGAAAAGATTCGTCTCACGGGTGGAGAACCACTCCTGCGAAAAGACCTTGAATACCTTGTCGAGCGGTTGGCCGCGTTACGGACGCCTCGTGGCGAGGACGTCGAGTTGACGCTGACGACCAACGGTTCTCTGTTAAGTCGCAAGGCGCAGCTGCTGCGAGACGCCGGATTGAAGCGCATCACAGTCAGTCTCGACTCAATAGACGAGGCTGTGTTTCAGCGGATGAATGGCGTCGGCTTTCCTGCCGCATTTGTGCTGGAAGGAATCGACGCTGCACAACGTGTCGGCCCCGCTCCGGTCAAGGTCAACATGGTGGTGAAGCGCGGCCTGAACGACACGCAGATTCTGCCGATGGCACGCCACTTCCGGGGAACTGGCGTGGAAGTCCGCTTCATCGAGTTCATGGATGTCGGGGCGAGCAACGGCTGGAACATGGCGTCGGTGGTGCCGTCGTCCGAGCTTGTTCGCAGCATTGACGCAGCATTCCCTCTCGTACCGGTTGGCCGTGACAAGCCCTCAGACACGTCGGCTCGATTTCGCTACGCCGATGGTCAAGGAAACATCGGCGCCATCTCGAGCGTCTCGCAGCCGTTCTGCAGCGACTGCACGCGGCTACGGTTGTCTGCGGACGGTCGGCTCTTCACCTGTCTGTTCGCCTCTCGCGGCCTGGACATACGCACGCCAATGCGAAACAGCCACACCGATGAAGGGTTGCGTCAACGGGTTGCTAACCTATGGACGCGGAGGGCCGACCGCTATTCAGAGCAACGTGGTGAAATCAGCGCCACAGACAACCGGTCCAAAGTCGAAATGTCGTTCATCGACGGTTGATGGCAGACAGCCGCTCTGCCGCCATTCATCACAGAAGTCGAGGGTGATTATTCAGTCGGTCCATCCATTAGGCACTTCGCTGGATGGGCGAACTACTTCACACGATGTCCATGTTCGTCGACGACAACCTCACCGTCCTCTTTCACGAATGGCACCGAGCGGGCTTTGGGCAGGATGTCGAGAATAACTTCGGATGGGCGGCACAGCCGCACACCGTGGTCGGTCACGACAAGCGGTCGGTTGATGAGAATGGGGTGCTCCAGCATAGCGTCGATGAGTTGGTCGTCGCTGAGCAGCGGGTCATCCAGCCCCAAGTCCGCATACGGCGTGCCCTTCTGGCGCATTACATCACGCACGCCAAGTCCCGACCGCCCGATGAGGTCCACAAGCGTTGCGCGAGATAGGGGCGTTTTCAGATACTCGATAACGGTCGGTTCGATGCCGGCGTTGCGAATCATCGCAAGGGTGTTGCGCGACGTTCCGCAATCGGGGTTGTGGTAAATCGTGACAGTCATGCCGTTTGCTCCGCAAGGGAAGATAGATAGTCTTTAATCTGTGATGCGGTGGAACGTGCGCTACGCATCACACCAATGAGCGTGGCTGACGCGAATCCGCACCATTCACCATAGCCAACAAGCCACAATCTGCGCTCAACAACTGAGCGGCCGTCTAATACGTCGACCCTGCCCGTGGCATTGACCACGTTCAAGGCCCGCAAATGCTTAAGCGCCGGCCGGAACCCGGTGCACCATATAACTGCGTCGACGTGCAAGCGAGTCCCGTCCGCCCAGACGACGCCATCATTGACGAAGTGGGCGAAAGGGCGAACCGACTTCAGGACACCACGCTCTCGTGCCTCGCGAACTGGAGGCACCATAACGACATCGCCGAGGCCACCGGTAGGCGCCGGGTCCGGGCGGCCTTCCAAATGCGCCTTCCAACGTTGTGTTGCGCGCTCAAACAGCACGCGCCCGTCGACATCGTCTGGCAGAAACGTCGGCTCTTCCAACGTAACCCAGGTCACATTACAAACCTGCGACAGTTCGGCGAGTATCTGTGCGCCGGAGTTGCCACCTCCGACGACCAGCACCCGTTTGCCGCGGAACGCATCCGGGTTCTTGTAATGGGCCGAGTGCACCTGCTCACCGTCGAAGTCCCGTCGCCCCGGATAATCTGGAATATAAGGGCCGCTCCATGTGCCAGTGGCACTGACAACTGCTTTTGCAAGCCATACACCTTGGTCCGTCGATACAAGGAGCCCATCTCTGCGATGAGACACCGCCTTTACCTGCACTGGGCGATGCACCGGAATCTCATAGCGCCTCTCATACTCAGTGAGATAGCGAACGACATGCTCACGCGACGGGTATTGCTCCGAGGTCACCGGCATCAGCCATCCCGGTAGCGAACTCCACTTCGCTGGGGAAAAAAGGTGGAGTGAATCCCATGCATGCCGCCAAGCCCCACCCGCGGCTCGCTGGTTGTCAAGTACGACATAGCCGACACCGGCGCGGCGCAGGAAATAGGCAACCGCCAAGGCGGACTGACCACCGCCAATAACGGCGACGTCAATTTGGCTGGCTGCAGAAACATTGCTGTTAGACATAGATGCTCATCCAGATGATACTTCGATAATACCGGATATGTCGTGTTCAAAACGGCTACATGAGGTGCGTAGTGATTTCTGACCTGTGGAAGATTACCAGCGGTCTCCGGCCGTCCTCCGCACGTCTGCAGCTACTCATAGACCGGGCGCCAGAACTTTATACCGGCATCGCCGGCATGCCGAGCGGCACGTGGCGATGCAGGAACTCATGGAGTTGTTGCCGCAGATAGCGCATGCCGCACGCCTAACAGCCGATGAAATTAAGGTACCTGCCGGGCCCTGCCAACGATTTCTCCCGACAGAGTGACGACACGACGAGCCAAGTGTGAACGTGAACACCGTAAGAAAGCTGCACGGTGTCAGCCCCCCACTCTTGGGTTATCGGAAATCTCGATGCATGATTAAAAGATACTCACTTTCGGCACGTTAATGCACTATGAGCTGTAAACCTGATGTCGGAACCGTCAGAGCAAAGTGCACGGTTGGACAACCTTTCCGCTATTTGCGTCTGCTACGGAGAGCTCTGCGCTCCCGCAGCAGCCCGCCATAAAAAGAGCTCCATCCAATTATGGCTTTATATGTCGAAGAAACTCTCAGATTGAAGAAGAGGTTAAAGACATATCTAGCGAATAGCTTTGGCCGACGCAGCATCTAAAAATTTAGCAGCGCACGAGCAGATAGGTAATATTGTCGATAGATATTGGCTCCGTCGATGGCGCACCATCAGCACGGGACCACAGCGGCTTGCAGGGCAACTGTCCCATTGGGACATCTTCCCTGCAAAGCCAAAGACCAATACAACAAGCTGTCCGGGAAAAAATGCTCGACCTGCTCATTTCGCTCGCCTTTTCGATGCAGTCGAACAAAGGCGCCTACGCGCTTCTGCTCGACGCAGGCGTATCGCGTGCATCGCGCATCCCCACTGGTTGAGAGATAGTTCTCGAACTGATACGTAAGGTGGCCGCGCTTTCCGAGGAACAATGCGAGCCGAACCCGGTTGCGTGGTATGCTAAGAAGTTTCGCGAGCAGCCCCACTACGGCACGTTGCTCGATACGTCTCTTCTGCCGAGGCGGCAAC from Paraburkholderia aromaticivorans includes:
- a CDS encoding ArsO family NAD(P)H-dependent flavin-containing monooxygenase, whose protein sequence is MSNSNVSAASQIDVAVIGGGQSALAVAYFLRRAGVGYVVLDNQRAAGGAWRHAWDSLHLFSPAKWSSLPGWLMPVTSEQYPSREHVVRYLTEYERRYEIPVHRPVQVKAVSHRRDGLLVSTDQGVWLAKAVVSATGTWSGPYIPDYPGRRDFDGEQVHSAHYKNPDAFRGKRVLVVGGGNSGAQILAELSQVCNVTWVTLEEPTFLPDDVDGRVLFERATQRWKAHLEGRPDPAPTGGLGDVVMVPPVREARERGVLKSVRPFAHFVNDGVVWADGTRLHVDAVIWCTGFRPALKHLRALNVVNATGRVDVLDGRSVVERRLWLVGYGEWCGFASATLIGVMRSARSTASQIKDYLSSLAEQTA
- the arsC gene encoding arsenate reductase (glutaredoxin) (This arsenate reductase requires both glutathione and glutaredoxin to convert arsenate to arsenite, after which the efflux transporter formed by ArsA and ArsB can extrude the arsenite from the cell, providing resistance.) is translated as MTVTIYHNPDCGTSRNTLAMIRNAGIEPTVIEYLKTPLSRATLVDLIGRSGLGVRDVMRQKGTPYADLGLDDPLLSDDQLIDAMLEHPILINRPLVVTDHGVRLCRPSEVILDILPKARSVPFVKEDGEVVVDEHGHRVK
- the moaA gene encoding GTP 3',8-cyclase MoaA, with translation MKEFTLGRVIPLVEVSAADPTERNLLASDSAVIALPLRDTRLRPLRDLRISVTDRCNFRCVYCMPKEVFGKDYAFLPRRELLSFEEIERIARVFVGLGVEKIRLTGGEPLLRKDLEYLVERLAALRTPRGEDVELTLTTNGSLLSRKAQLLRDAGLKRITVSLDSIDEAVFQRMNGVGFPAAFVLEGIDAAQRVGPAPVKVNMVVKRGLNDTQILPMARHFRGTGVEVRFIEFMDVGASNGWNMASVVPSSELVRSIDAAFPLVPVGRDKPSDTSARFRYADGQGNIGAISSVSQPFCSDCTRLRLSADGRLFTCLFASRGLDIRTPMRNSHTDEGLRQRVANLWTRRADRYSEQRGEISATDNRSKVEMSFIDG
- a CDS encoding arsenate reductase (azurin) large subunit — translated: MPTDKDRIALPPVTAQRTNMTCHFCIVGCGYHVYKWPEDQEGGRAPNQNALGVDFRKQVPPLSLIMTPAMENVVTDRDGSRHTIMIVPDKTCVVNSGLSSTRGGKMAMYMYAADGITQERLRQPRIYLSDQWVDTTWDQAMALYAGLMKKVLDKDGPSGIVFSAFDHGGAGGGFENTWGSGKLMFTALQTPMVRIHNRPAYNSECHATREMGIGELNNSYEDAELADVIWSIGANSYETQTNYFLNHWVPNLQGGTLDKKKQRFPGEAFPKTKVVFVDPRRTATVAVAEQVAGKDNVLHLDIQPGADIALFNGIFTYVVQQGWIDKDFIAAHTNGFDAAVQANKLSLDECSKITGVPVEKIKTAAEWSYKPKGPGQLPRTMHTYEKGIIWGNDNYLIQSSLLDVAIATHNVGRRGTGCVRMGGHQEGYTRPPYPGNTKIYIDQELIHGKGRMMTWWACNNFQTSNNAQGLREVVLRRSQIVKDAMQGARGASTEQLVDVIYDATSKGGLFVTNINIYPTKLQEAAHLMLPATHPGEMNLTSMNGERRMRLSERFMDPPGSAMPDCLIAARVANALRAMYQKDGNAKMVARFDGFDWKTEEDAFNDGFRRAGQPGVEKIDSQGGDTGNLVTYERLKVMANNGVQLPAKAWEGGKLVGTEMMYMDGKFDTPDGKAQFKPSPWPGLPKTVADQKSKYRFWINNGRTNEVWQTVYHDQYNEFVRARDPMAYIEMNPDDAQGLGIGAGDIVEVFNDFGSTYAMAYPAAELKHDQTFMVFGHINGIQDNVTTTWTDRNIIPYYKGTWANIRRVGSMEDYKQKVSFKSRRYT
- a CDS encoding sigma-54-dependent transcriptional regulator; its protein translation is MSTTLICVVEDDPIMGESLADRFRLEGFDVDWHTDGESALDALQNRPYQAVISDIRLPGISGDELFSRSVAAHTSLPPFLFITAYASVDTAVSLLKSGAADYITKPFDIGALVDKVRLLTGTGIPDQAMPAQSELGVSEAMRRLAELVPRVAGRAKSILITGESGVGKEVLARFVHEHAPGDAHPFVAVNCGAVPETLLESEFFGHERGAFTGAERQKRGYFEQAEGGTLFLDEIGDLPLPMQVKLLRALQERRITRVGGERELETNFLLVCATNRDLAELVRIGRFREDLFYRINILQLRVPPLRDRPDDVLWLAHRLVRDIAGRLGESTKLFHPSAEARLATYGWPGNVRELQNRLERACIVCSRNMLFSSDIFEEDGSQATAAPDIDTPLDGYMAACESAFIRAALLQHQGHISETAHALGISRKSLWEKMRKHAIAAEPLH
- a CDS encoding PhnD/SsuA/transferrin family substrate-binding protein, with translation MSPIRNIRRRQVLRFALGLPLLSSFKLATAGEGPTVAFGTTAVFLDNEISLLDRWSRELGEVCNSDVRFVQRNSYREIDDLLAENRLDVAWVCGFPYVTNSQTMRLMAIPDYQGKPLYRSYLIVPRSDTQTTHISQLRNRVFAFSDPQSNSGFLVPTTELIRAGIRPTRFFKKSFFTYAHRKVVDAVTTGLADAGEIDGYVYDTIEKQYPERTREVRVAWRSPQYGFPPIVARRSLDDESFLRIQCALVGMKDRPAAREVLQRLNLDGFVPDDDKVFDGIRRLVAILNSGPV
- a CDS encoding arsenate reductase (azurin) small subunit, which gives rise to MSELKIRRRTFLKLGGGSIAATAASALVPTVASAANPVDTGKTKLPYPKKAVGQVGRMTVNAPVTFTYPDAASPCTALKLGSRVPGGVGPDGDIVAYSTMCTHMGCPVVYEPTTKVFKCPCHFSMFDAEKAGQMIVGQATENLPRVRLQYDEKTGTVSAVGVEGLIYGRQANVL
- a CDS encoding sensor histidine kinase, which produces MLSHLSYRYKIPLALSAVILLTEILVTFALVSVAVSDARNDLESSAQNLCRVLTLSLRDPMVKDDLWRAFEVIRTPVAVREPTNPLKEIVLFDSRARVYASTSPRKEPVQRPVAQLPAQFGAVISHLRGPGDPFFFDFPGLLASRDVTAGMPVNSDDGSRLGYVVLLYDANTFYGRVRSTLLKLAVATVPALLLLIPLGWLWGDRMAKPLLRLTAAMGRIGKEHPEEVGAEITVQGNDEIGQLERQFRAMLAELAQKQELEREVVVAERLAAVGQVAAGIAHEINNPLGGMLNAIDTLNTHGEPDAQTRKTLGLLERGLAQIRSTVGALLFEARLDSPAMSLSDWQDLKLLIAPQIQAKQAAFHWNIQLDEAIALPAHLVRQLVLNLLLNAVKAVEVGGRVDCLVAANGVGLQITVSNTGQHISGVAMEHLFEPFGSVAMAEGRRSHSLGLWVSYQIVTQLGGTISVDSAPGRTYFAVLLPVTCP